The proteins below are encoded in one region of Dama dama isolate Ldn47 chromosome 21, ASM3311817v1, whole genome shotgun sequence:
- the SLC52A2 gene encoding solute carrier family 52, riboflavin transporter, member 2 isoform X4, giving the protein MAAPPLGRLVLTHLLVALFGMGSWAAVNGIWVELPVVVKDLPEGWSLPSYLSVLVALGNLGLLMVTLWRRLAPGKGERVPIQGLLLLLPSPSSVPTGGPGPGLQVGAPGVEEEEEEEASPLQEPPSPAADATPSPEPVAPRLLSTHVAFLLGLLAVTNALTNGVLPAVQSYSCLPYGRLAYHLAVVLGSAANPLACFLAMGVLCRSLAGLGGLSLLGMFFGAYLMILAVLSPCPPLVGTSAGVALVVVSWVLCLGVFSYVKVAASSLLHSGGQPALLAAGVAIQVGSLLGAVAMFPPTSIYQVFRSGKDCVDPCGP; this is encoded by the exons ATGGCAGCACCCCCGCTGGGCCGTCTGGTGCTGACCCACCTGCTGGTAGCCCTCTTTGGCATGGGCTCATGGGCTGCAGTCAATGGTATCTGGGTGGAGCTGCCTGTGGTGGTGAAAGACCTACCTGAGG GTTGGAGTCTGCCCTCCTACCTCTCTGTGCTTGTGGCTCTggggaacctgggcctcctgatgGTGACCCTGTGGCGGCGCCTGGCCCCGGGCAAGGGCGAGCGGGTCCCCATCCAG GGTCTCCTGCTGCTGTTGCCATCGCCATCATCTGTACCCACGGGTGGCCCAGGGCCTGGCCTACAGGTGGGAGCCCCAggagtggaggaggaggaagaagaagaagcctCACCCCTGCAGGAACCCCCCAGCCCGGCAGCAGACGCCACCCCCAGCCCAGAACCTGTGGCCCCCAGGCTGCTCTCCACCCACGTTGCCTTCCTGCTGGGCCTGCTGGCCGTCACCAACGCTCTGACCAACGGCGTGTTGCCCGCTGTGCAGAGCTATTCCTGCTTGCCTTACGGGCGCCTCGCCTACCACTTGGCTGTGGTGCTGGGCAGTGCTGCCAATCCACTCGCCTGTTTTCTGGCCATGGGTGTTCTGTGCAG GTCCCTGGCAGGGCTGGGCGGTCTTTCTCTGCTGGGCATGTTCTTTGGGGCCTACCTGATGATACTGGCAGTCCTGAGCCCCTGCCCGCCGCTGGTGGGCACCTCTGCAGGGGTGGCCCTTGTG GTGGTGTCGTGGGTTCTGTGTCTGGGCGTGTTCTCGTACGTGAAGGTGGCTGCCAGCTCGCTCCTGCATAGTGGGGGCCAGCCAGCGTTGCTGGCCGCTGGCGTGGCCATCCAGGTGGGCTCCCTGCTCGGCGCTGTGGCCATGTTTCCTCCCACCAGCATCTACCAAGTGTTCCGCAGCGGGAAGGACTGCGTGGACCCCTGTGGCCCCTAA
- the SLC52A2 gene encoding solute carrier family 52, riboflavin transporter, member 2 isoform X3 codes for MAAPPLGRLVLTHLLVALFGMGSWAAVNGIWVELPVVVKDLPEGWSLPSYLSVLVALGNLGLLMVTLWRRLAPGKGERVPIQVVQAMSVVGTALLAPLWLQGLLLLLPSPSSVPTGGPGPGLQVGAPGVEEEEEEEASPLQEPPSPAADATPSPEPVAPRLLSTHVAFLLGLLAVTNALTNGVLPAVQSYSCLPYGRLAYHLAVVLGSAANPLACFLAMGVLCRSLAGLGGLSLLGMFFGAYLMILAVLSPCPPLVGTSAGVALVVVSWVLCLGVFSYVKVAASSLLHSGGQPALLAAGVAIQVGSLLGAVAMFPPTSIYQVFRSGKDCVDPCGP; via the exons ATGGCAGCACCCCCGCTGGGCCGTCTGGTGCTGACCCACCTGCTGGTAGCCCTCTTTGGCATGGGCTCATGGGCTGCAGTCAATGGTATCTGGGTGGAGCTGCCTGTGGTGGTGAAAGACCTACCTGAGG GTTGGAGTCTGCCCTCCTACCTCTCTGTGCTTGTGGCTCTggggaacctgggcctcctgatgGTGACCCTGTGGCGGCGCCTGGCCCCGGGCAAGGGCGAGCGGGTCCCCATCCAGGTGGTGCAGGCGATGAGCGTGGTGGGCACGGCCCTGCTGGCCCCCCTGTGGCTGCAG GGTCTCCTGCTGCTGTTGCCATCGCCATCATCTGTACCCACGGGTGGCCCAGGGCCTGGCCTACAGGTGGGAGCCCCAggagtggaggaggaggaagaagaagaagcctCACCCCTGCAGGAACCCCCCAGCCCGGCAGCAGACGCCACCCCCAGCCCAGAACCTGTGGCCCCCAGGCTGCTCTCCACCCACGTTGCCTTCCTGCTGGGCCTGCTGGCCGTCACCAACGCTCTGACCAACGGCGTGTTGCCCGCTGTGCAGAGCTATTCCTGCTTGCCTTACGGGCGCCTCGCCTACCACTTGGCTGTGGTGCTGGGCAGTGCTGCCAATCCACTCGCCTGTTTTCTGGCCATGGGTGTTCTGTGCAG GTCCCTGGCAGGGCTGGGCGGTCTTTCTCTGCTGGGCATGTTCTTTGGGGCCTACCTGATGATACTGGCAGTCCTGAGCCCCTGCCCGCCGCTGGTGGGCACCTCTGCAGGGGTGGCCCTTGTG GTGGTGTCGTGGGTTCTGTGTCTGGGCGTGTTCTCGTACGTGAAGGTGGCTGCCAGCTCGCTCCTGCATAGTGGGGGCCAGCCAGCGTTGCTGGCCGCTGGCGTGGCCATCCAGGTGGGCTCCCTGCTCGGCGCTGTGGCCATGTTTCCTCCCACCAGCATCTACCAAGTGTTCCGCAGCGGGAAGGACTGCGTGGACCCCTGTGGCCCCTAA
- the SLC52A2 gene encoding solute carrier family 52, riboflavin transporter, member 2 isoform X1, producing the protein MAAPPLGRLVLTHLLVALFGMGSWAAVNGIWVELPVVVKDLPEGWSLPSYLSVLVALGNLGLLMVTLWRRLAPGKGERVPIQVVQAMSVVGTALLAPLWLQVTTVAGQEHSVAFLALAFVLALACCASNVTFLPFLSHLPPPFLRSFFLGQGLSALLPCILALVQGVGRLECPPTPANGTPGPPLDFPERFPASTFFGILSTLLVISAAAFQGLLLLLPSPSSVPTGGPGPGLQVGAPGVEEEEEEEASPLQEPPSPAADATPSPEPVAPRLLSTHVAFLLGLLAVTNALTNGVLPAVQSYSCLPYGRLAYHLAVVLGSAANPLACFLAMGVLCRSLAGLGGLSLLGMFFGAYLMILAVLSPCPPLVGTSAGVALVVVSWVLCLGVFSYVKVAASSLLHSGGQPALLAAGVAIQVGSLLGAVAMFPPTSIYQVFRSGKDCVDPCGP; encoded by the exons ATGGCAGCACCCCCGCTGGGCCGTCTGGTGCTGACCCACCTGCTGGTAGCCCTCTTTGGCATGGGCTCATGGGCTGCAGTCAATGGTATCTGGGTGGAGCTGCCTGTGGTGGTGAAAGACCTACCTGAGG GTTGGAGTCTGCCCTCCTACCTCTCTGTGCTTGTGGCTCTggggaacctgggcctcctgatgGTGACCCTGTGGCGGCGCCTGGCCCCGGGCAAGGGCGAGCGGGTCCCCATCCAGGTGGTGCAGGCGATGAGCGTGGTGGGCACGGCCCTGCTGGCCCCCCTGTGGCTGCAGGTGACCACAGTGGCAGGGCAGGAGCACTCTGTGGCCTTCCTGGCTCTGGCCTTCGTGCTGGCGCTGGCCTGCTGTGCTTCTAACGTCACTTTCCTGCCCTTCCTGAGCCACCTGCCGCCTCCCTTCTTGCGGTCCTTCTTTCTGGGCCAAGGCCTCAGCGCTTTGCTGCCCTGTATCCTGGCTCTAGTGCAGGGTGTAGGCCGCCTCGAGTGCCCACCAACCCCCGCCAACGGCACCCCTGGGCCCCCCCTCGACTTCCCAGAGCGTTTTCCTGCCAGCACCTTCTTTGGGATCTTGTCCACCTTATTGGTCATTTCAGCTGCCGCCTTTCAGGGTCTCCTGCTGCTGTTGCCATCGCCATCATCTGTACCCACGGGTGGCCCAGGGCCTGGCCTACAGGTGGGAGCCCCAggagtggaggaggaggaagaagaagaagcctCACCCCTGCAGGAACCCCCCAGCCCGGCAGCAGACGCCACCCCCAGCCCAGAACCTGTGGCCCCCAGGCTGCTCTCCACCCACGTTGCCTTCCTGCTGGGCCTGCTGGCCGTCACCAACGCTCTGACCAACGGCGTGTTGCCCGCTGTGCAGAGCTATTCCTGCTTGCCTTACGGGCGCCTCGCCTACCACTTGGCTGTGGTGCTGGGCAGTGCTGCCAATCCACTCGCCTGTTTTCTGGCCATGGGTGTTCTGTGCAG GTCCCTGGCAGGGCTGGGCGGTCTTTCTCTGCTGGGCATGTTCTTTGGGGCCTACCTGATGATACTGGCAGTCCTGAGCCCCTGCCCGCCGCTGGTGGGCACCTCTGCAGGGGTGGCCCTTGTG GTGGTGTCGTGGGTTCTGTGTCTGGGCGTGTTCTCGTACGTGAAGGTGGCTGCCAGCTCGCTCCTGCATAGTGGGGGCCAGCCAGCGTTGCTGGCCGCTGGCGTGGCCATCCAGGTGGGCTCCCTGCTCGGCGCTGTGGCCATGTTTCCTCCCACCAGCATCTACCAAGTGTTCCGCAGCGGGAAGGACTGCGTGGACCCCTGTGGCCCCTAA
- the SLC52A2 gene encoding solute carrier family 52, riboflavin transporter, member 2 isoform X2 yields the protein MAAPPLGRLVLTHLLVALFGMGSWAAVNGIWVELPVVVKDLPEGWSLPSYLSVLVALGNLGLLMVTLWRRLAPGKGERVPIQVVQAMSVVGTALLAPLWLQVTTVAGQEHSVAFLALAFVLALACCASNVTFLPFLSHLPPPFLRSFFLGQGLSALLPCILALVQGVGRLECPPTPANGTPGPPLDFPERFPASTFFGILSTLLVISAAAFQGLLLLLPSPSSVPTGGPGPGLQVGAPGVEEEEEEEASPLQEPPSPAADATPSPEPVAPRLLSTHVAFLLGLLAVTNALTNGVLPAVQSYSCLPYGRLAYHLAVVLGSAANPLACFLAMGVLCRSLAGLGGLSLLGMFFGAYLMILAVLSPCPPLVGTSAGVALVPAAVSTLPGGVVGSVSGRVLVREGGCQLAPA from the exons ATGGCAGCACCCCCGCTGGGCCGTCTGGTGCTGACCCACCTGCTGGTAGCCCTCTTTGGCATGGGCTCATGGGCTGCAGTCAATGGTATCTGGGTGGAGCTGCCTGTGGTGGTGAAAGACCTACCTGAGG GTTGGAGTCTGCCCTCCTACCTCTCTGTGCTTGTGGCTCTggggaacctgggcctcctgatgGTGACCCTGTGGCGGCGCCTGGCCCCGGGCAAGGGCGAGCGGGTCCCCATCCAGGTGGTGCAGGCGATGAGCGTGGTGGGCACGGCCCTGCTGGCCCCCCTGTGGCTGCAGGTGACCACAGTGGCAGGGCAGGAGCACTCTGTGGCCTTCCTGGCTCTGGCCTTCGTGCTGGCGCTGGCCTGCTGTGCTTCTAACGTCACTTTCCTGCCCTTCCTGAGCCACCTGCCGCCTCCCTTCTTGCGGTCCTTCTTTCTGGGCCAAGGCCTCAGCGCTTTGCTGCCCTGTATCCTGGCTCTAGTGCAGGGTGTAGGCCGCCTCGAGTGCCCACCAACCCCCGCCAACGGCACCCCTGGGCCCCCCCTCGACTTCCCAGAGCGTTTTCCTGCCAGCACCTTCTTTGGGATCTTGTCCACCTTATTGGTCATTTCAGCTGCCGCCTTTCAGGGTCTCCTGCTGCTGTTGCCATCGCCATCATCTGTACCCACGGGTGGCCCAGGGCCTGGCCTACAGGTGGGAGCCCCAggagtggaggaggaggaagaagaagaagcctCACCCCTGCAGGAACCCCCCAGCCCGGCAGCAGACGCCACCCCCAGCCCAGAACCTGTGGCCCCCAGGCTGCTCTCCACCCACGTTGCCTTCCTGCTGGGCCTGCTGGCCGTCACCAACGCTCTGACCAACGGCGTGTTGCCCGCTGTGCAGAGCTATTCCTGCTTGCCTTACGGGCGCCTCGCCTACCACTTGGCTGTGGTGCTGGGCAGTGCTGCCAATCCACTCGCCTGTTTTCTGGCCATGGGTGTTCTGTGCAG GTCCCTGGCAGGGCTGGGCGGTCTTTCTCTGCTGGGCATGTTCTTTGGGGCCTACCTGATGATACTGGCAGTCCTGAGCCCCTGCCCGCCGCTGGTGGGCACCTCTGCAGGGGTGGCCCTTGTG CCTGCTGCTGTGTCCACTCTCCCAGGTGGTGTCGTGGGTTCTGTGTCTGGGCGTGTTCTCGTACGTGAAGGTGGCTGCCAGCTCGCTCCTGCATAG
- the FBXL6 gene encoding F-box/LRR-repeat protein 6 isoform X1 — MASGAAGLAHPARRRVRVVHPAAAQTRSAEDWWWDRLAPSGSGYHLLQSDSMLLVLPGPGPARLRAQRRAARQARRLRSPGSRAVEAKPSSAPAPTPLQEPDPGWGDRVPLEILLQIFGLLVAADGPIPFLGRAARVCRRWNEAASQPALWHTLTLSPPLAGRPAKSGAKAEKKLLSSLERLMPNRFSQLQRLTLIHWKSQVHPVLKLVSESCPRLTFLKLSDCHGVTPDALIMIAKACPQLHSLDIQHSMVKSTAVVSFLEEAGPRMRKLWLTYNPQTTAILGALLGSCCPQLQVLEVSTGLNQNITPFQLPIEALQKGCPQLQVLRLLNLTWLPKPSGRAMTPGPGFPSLEELCLASSTCNFVSNEVLGRLLHGSPHLRLLDLRGCARITPAGLHDLPCQELEQLYLGLYGMSDRLTLAKEGSPLLTRKWCHSLRELDLSGQGFSEKDLEQALAAFSGTLGCSQLALCSLNLRGTRVTPSTVSSVISSCPGLLYLNLESCRCLPRGLKQAYRCPEEVQWCLEQLLTSLPSPS; from the exons ATGGCTTCAGGGGCTGCGGGGCTGGCCCACCCGGCCCGGCGCCGAGTCCGGGTCGTGCACCCGGCCGCGGCGCAGACCCGCTCGGCGGAAGACTGGTGGTGGGACCGACTTGCTCCGAGCGGCTCAGGGTACCACCTGCTGCAGTCGGACAGCATGCTGCTGGTGCTGCCAGGTCCGGGGCCCGCCCGCCTCCGCGCGCAGAGGCGCGCTGCCCGCCAAGCTCGGCGGCTGCGGTCCCCGGGGTCCCGCGCGGTCGAGGCCAAGCCCAGTTCCGCGCCCGCGCCCACGCCGCTGCAGGAGCCCGACCCGGGCTGGGGCGACCGCGTTCCCTTGGAAATCCTGCTTCAGATTTTCGGGTTGCTGGTGGCGGCGGATGGGCCTATACCCTTTCTCGGCAG GGCTGCCCGAGTGTGTCGCCGCTGGAACGAGGCTGCCTCCCAGCCTGCACTCTGGCACACCCTGACCCTGTCTCCCCCGCTGGCTGGCCGCCCCGCCAAGAGTGGGGCCAAGGCTGAGAAGAAGCTCCTTTCTTCCTTGGAGCGGCTTATGCCTAATCG GTTCTCACAGCTCCAGAGGCTGACTCTCATCCATTGGAAGTCCCAGGTACACCCTGTGTTGAAG CTGGTTAGTGAGTCCTGTCCTCGGCTCACTTTCCTCAAGCTTTCTGACTGTCATGGTGTGACCCCTGACGCTCTGATCATGATAGCCAAAGCCTGCCCTCAGCTCCACAGCCTGGACATACAGCACTCAATG GTGAAGTCCACGGCTGTGGTAAGCTTCTTGGAGGAAGCTGGACCCCGAATGCGGAAGCTGTGGCTGACCTACAACCCCCAGACAACAGCCATCTTGGGTGCACTGCTG GGCAGCTGCTGCCCACAGCTCCAGGTCCTGGAGGTGAGCACTGGCCTCAACCAGAACATCACTCCCTTCCAGCTGCCTATCGAGGCCCTGCAGAAAGGCTGCCCCCAGCTGCAG GTGCTGCGGCTGTTGAACCTGACATGGCTGCCCAAGCCTTCCGGGCGAGCGATGACTCCTGGCCCAGGTTTCCCCAGCCTTGAGGAGCTCTGCCTTGCTAGCTCCACCTGTAACTTTGTGAGCAACGAAGTCCTGGGCCGCCTGCTCCACGGCTCCCCTCACCTGCGCTTGCTGGATCTGCGCGGCTGTGCTCGGATCACGCCTGCTGGCCTACATGATCTGCCGTGTCAGG AGCTGGAGCAGCTTTACCTGGGCCTGTACGGCATGTCAGACCGGCTGACTCTAGCCAAGGAAGGCAGCCCTCTGCTCACCCGGAAGTGGTGTCACAGTCTGCGGGAGCTGGACTTGAGTGGCCAGGGCTTCAGTGAGAAGGACCTGGAGCAGGCCTTAGCTGCCTTCTCAGGCACCCTTGGGTGCTCCCAGCTGGCCCTGTGCTCCCTCAACCTCAGGGGCACTCGGGTCACACCAAGCACAGTCAG CTCTGTGATAAGCAGCTGCCCAGGTCTGCTGTACCTCAACCTGGAGTCCTGCCGCTGCCTTCCCCGGGGCCTGAAGCAGGCCTACAGGTGCCCAGAGGAAGTCCAATGGTGCCTGGAGCAGCTGCTcaccagcctcccctcccccagctag
- the FBXL6 gene encoding F-box/LRR-repeat protein 6 isoform X2, with amino-acid sequence MASGAAGLAHPARRRVRVVHPAAAQTRSAEDWWWDRLAPSGSGYHLLQSDSMLLVLPGPGPARLRAQRRAARQARRLRSPGSRAVEAKPSSAPAPTPLQEPDPGWGDRVPLEILLQIFGLLVAADGPIPFLGRAARVCRRWNEAASQPALWHTLTLSPPLAGRPAKSGAKAEKKLLSSLERLMPNRFSQLQRLTLIHWKSQVHPVLKVKSTAVVSFLEEAGPRMRKLWLTYNPQTTAILGALLGSCCPQLQVLEVSTGLNQNITPFQLPIEALQKGCPQLQVLRLLNLTWLPKPSGRAMTPGPGFPSLEELCLASSTCNFVSNEVLGRLLHGSPHLRLLDLRGCARITPAGLHDLPCQELEQLYLGLYGMSDRLTLAKEGSPLLTRKWCHSLRELDLSGQGFSEKDLEQALAAFSGTLGCSQLALCSLNLRGTRVTPSTVSSVISSCPGLLYLNLESCRCLPRGLKQAYRCPEEVQWCLEQLLTSLPSPS; translated from the exons ATGGCTTCAGGGGCTGCGGGGCTGGCCCACCCGGCCCGGCGCCGAGTCCGGGTCGTGCACCCGGCCGCGGCGCAGACCCGCTCGGCGGAAGACTGGTGGTGGGACCGACTTGCTCCGAGCGGCTCAGGGTACCACCTGCTGCAGTCGGACAGCATGCTGCTGGTGCTGCCAGGTCCGGGGCCCGCCCGCCTCCGCGCGCAGAGGCGCGCTGCCCGCCAAGCTCGGCGGCTGCGGTCCCCGGGGTCCCGCGCGGTCGAGGCCAAGCCCAGTTCCGCGCCCGCGCCCACGCCGCTGCAGGAGCCCGACCCGGGCTGGGGCGACCGCGTTCCCTTGGAAATCCTGCTTCAGATTTTCGGGTTGCTGGTGGCGGCGGATGGGCCTATACCCTTTCTCGGCAG GGCTGCCCGAGTGTGTCGCCGCTGGAACGAGGCTGCCTCCCAGCCTGCACTCTGGCACACCCTGACCCTGTCTCCCCCGCTGGCTGGCCGCCCCGCCAAGAGTGGGGCCAAGGCTGAGAAGAAGCTCCTTTCTTCCTTGGAGCGGCTTATGCCTAATCG GTTCTCACAGCTCCAGAGGCTGACTCTCATCCATTGGAAGTCCCAGGTACACCCTGTGTTGAAG GTGAAGTCCACGGCTGTGGTAAGCTTCTTGGAGGAAGCTGGACCCCGAATGCGGAAGCTGTGGCTGACCTACAACCCCCAGACAACAGCCATCTTGGGTGCACTGCTG GGCAGCTGCTGCCCACAGCTCCAGGTCCTGGAGGTGAGCACTGGCCTCAACCAGAACATCACTCCCTTCCAGCTGCCTATCGAGGCCCTGCAGAAAGGCTGCCCCCAGCTGCAG GTGCTGCGGCTGTTGAACCTGACATGGCTGCCCAAGCCTTCCGGGCGAGCGATGACTCCTGGCCCAGGTTTCCCCAGCCTTGAGGAGCTCTGCCTTGCTAGCTCCACCTGTAACTTTGTGAGCAACGAAGTCCTGGGCCGCCTGCTCCACGGCTCCCCTCACCTGCGCTTGCTGGATCTGCGCGGCTGTGCTCGGATCACGCCTGCTGGCCTACATGATCTGCCGTGTCAGG AGCTGGAGCAGCTTTACCTGGGCCTGTACGGCATGTCAGACCGGCTGACTCTAGCCAAGGAAGGCAGCCCTCTGCTCACCCGGAAGTGGTGTCACAGTCTGCGGGAGCTGGACTTGAGTGGCCAGGGCTTCAGTGAGAAGGACCTGGAGCAGGCCTTAGCTGCCTTCTCAGGCACCCTTGGGTGCTCCCAGCTGGCCCTGTGCTCCCTCAACCTCAGGGGCACTCGGGTCACACCAAGCACAGTCAG CTCTGTGATAAGCAGCTGCCCAGGTCTGCTGTACCTCAACCTGGAGTCCTGCCGCTGCCTTCCCCGGGGCCTGAAGCAGGCCTACAGGTGCCCAGAGGAAGTCCAATGGTGCCTGGAGCAGCTGCTcaccagcctcccctcccccagctag
- the TMEM249 gene encoding cation channel sperm-associated auxiliary subunit TMEM249, which produces MSVAVGSGQWQQTSRPSDYPYPTQAPKGRISGLPTTSSGKPFQLWAQGLFCTERSLARRLKNNSFYPFTQQQPNVFVLEYYLDTLWKGTLLFIVCILLISFGLVSEVQKQETWGFPAYGVGVGLWLMISSLPRRRLVLNHARGVYHFSIQGRTVCQGPMHLVYVRLALNSDAYRRCFFQLVLCGHKLEPLVLVQLSERYEQMEYLGRYIARKLNINYFDCLAMSYRHVVRHWPLGTAFSPGIVLRKTGAYDGGNPQWDPDV; this is translated from the exons ATGAGCGTAGCTGTGGGCAGTGGGCAGTGGCAACAGACGAGCCGCCCATCTGACTATCCGTACCCGACCCAGGCCCCCAAGGGCCGGATCAGCGGCCTGCCTACGACCTCTAGCGGTAAGCCCTTCCAGCTCTGGGCCCAGGGACTCTTCTGCACCGAGCGCAGCCTCGCCAGGCGCCTCAAGAACAACAGTTTCTACCCGTTCACGCAGCAGCAGCCCAACG TCTTCGTGCTCGAGTACTACCTGGACACGCTGTGGAAGGGGACGCTGCTCTTCATAGTCTGCATCTTGCTCATCAGCTTCGGCCTCGTGAGCGAG GTGcagaagcaggagacctggggcttccctgcgtACGGCGTGGGCGTGGGCCTGTGGCTGATGATCTCGTCGCTGCCGCGGCGCCGCTTGGTGCTGAACCACGCGCGCGGCGTGTACCACTTCTCCATCCAGGGCCGCACCGTGTGTCAGGGCCCCATGCACCTGGTCTACGTGCGCCTGGCGCTCAACTCAGACG CCTACCGAAGGTGCTTCTTCCAGCTGGTTCTGTGCGGGCACAAGCTGGAGCCGCTAGTGCTGGTGCAGCTGTCGGAGCGCTACGAG CAAATGGAATACCTGGGCCGGTACATTGCCAGGAAGCTCAACATTAACTACTTTGACTGCCTGGCCATGTCGTACCGGCACGTGGTCCGCCACTGGCCGCTGGGGACCGCCTTCAGCCCGGGCATCGTGCTGCGAAAGACCGGTGCCTACGACGGGGGGAACCCTCAGTGGGACCCGGACGTTTGA